The following proteins come from a genomic window of Microbacterium sp. SY138:
- a CDS encoding PfkB family carbohydrate kinase codes for MSNQTSSAGSVVVIGDALIDEIRDDSGVRELVGGAALNVAVGLRRLGVETTLIAMVGEDEAGAHIREYLSDHGVRLIGSEAPLGSSRAIVQRAADGEPQYVFNEAAQRRSIRYSDDARQAIADAGLVAISCFPFDVPAEVEALSDALGEARVAIDPNPRAGMLSDREEFVRGFEQLVASAAIVKVGADDAAILYDGDLDALRARLRDLGAAAVLATAGADGATIDADAGIVSAPIAQLPGAVIDTVGAGDATLAAVAEGLVTASPSDLGEWRALLLRAMDVAAATCRAEGGLLRTPESLEASGRGVSGS; via the coding sequence GTGAGCAATCAGACTTCTTCCGCCGGTTCCGTTGTCGTGATCGGCGATGCCTTGATCGATGAGATCCGCGACGATTCCGGCGTCCGCGAGCTCGTGGGCGGTGCGGCACTCAACGTCGCCGTCGGACTGCGGCGGCTGGGAGTCGAGACGACGCTGATCGCCATGGTCGGGGAGGACGAGGCAGGCGCGCACATCCGCGAGTACCTGTCCGACCACGGCGTGCGCCTGATCGGGAGTGAGGCTCCCCTCGGCTCGTCCCGCGCGATCGTGCAGCGGGCGGCCGACGGCGAACCGCAGTACGTCTTCAACGAGGCCGCCCAGAGACGCAGCATCCGATACTCCGACGACGCTCGTCAGGCGATCGCCGACGCCGGGCTCGTCGCGATCAGCTGCTTCCCCTTCGATGTGCCCGCAGAGGTCGAGGCACTGAGCGACGCCCTGGGAGAAGCACGCGTCGCGATCGATCCCAACCCGCGCGCCGGGATGCTCAGCGACCGGGAGGAGTTTGTCCGCGGATTCGAACAGCTCGTGGCTTCGGCTGCCATCGTCAAGGTCGGTGCGGATGATGCGGCGATCCTCTACGACGGTGACCTCGACGCGCTGCGCGCGCGCCTGCGGGACCTCGGTGCTGCGGCCGTCCTCGCGACCGCGGGTGCCGACGGCGCCACGATCGACGCGGATGCCGGCATCGTCTCCGCCCCCATCGCGCAGCTTCCCGGCGCGGTGATCGACACCGTCGGCGCGGGGGATGCGACTCTCGCCGCCGTCGCAGAGGGCCTGGTCACAGCGTCTCCGTCCGACCTGGGGGAGTGGCGCGCACTGCTGCTGCGCGCGATGGATGTCGCCGCCGCGACCTGTCGCGCAGAGGGCGGACTCCTGCGGACGCCCGAGTCGCTGGAGGCCTCCGGTCGCGGCGTGAGCGGCAGCTGA
- a CDS encoding peptidoglycan DD-metalloendopeptidase family protein codes for MPFETSQAASAPTRRSSRLRTAASEAPAAGPTAPISAAESAAAPAAAAPTAAVDATAVALAAVAPLSRRAARQRPTADDVAAEPLVEPFIAPNPEPIIADVPDVPGDDADAFERASRAFRATGPVPTVSAADRARAQSARASDDEPVASVHVAARRPRNIRKAVTLSATVGVMSLAGLLAVSMTLPAEAVAGVQGASAASMSLVSSSAEEAKDTAEGEIQAFVAPSGVESEALTRADDFSTVSLAEVAAEQGINYSGEIFTNDPDAAIQWPFLVGVGMSYGYGMRSGRLHEGIDFVPGNGAPIQAIADGTVRIATEQGGAFGVTVYIDHVIDGQVITSHYSHMQYGSLNVKAGDTVTVGTVVGKTGNTGRSYGAHLHFELIVNGSTIDPMPWLKENAGRTSY; via the coding sequence TTGCCCTTCGAGACTTCCCAGGCTGCCTCTGCGCCCACGCGCCGGTCCAGCCGACTCCGCACTGCGGCCTCTGAGGCCCCCGCGGCGGGACCGACGGCACCCATCTCTGCCGCCGAATCCGCTGCCGCGCCCGCTGCCGCCGCCCCCACTGCCGCGGTCGACGCCACAGCCGTCGCCCTGGCTGCTGTCGCCCCGCTTTCCCGGCGTGCCGCCCGCCAGCGCCCCACGGCCGACGATGTCGCCGCCGAGCCGCTGGTCGAGCCCTTCATCGCTCCGAACCCGGAGCCGATCATCGCCGATGTTCCCGATGTGCCCGGCGACGACGCCGACGCGTTCGAGCGTGCGTCGCGCGCGTTCCGTGCGACCGGTCCCGTTCCCACCGTCTCCGCAGCCGACCGTGCGCGGGCGCAGTCGGCGCGCGCCTCCGACGACGAGCCCGTCGCCTCCGTGCATGTGGCCGCCCGTCGTCCCCGCAACATCCGCAAGGCTGTGACTCTCAGCGCGACTGTCGGGGTGATGAGCCTCGCCGGTCTCCTCGCGGTGTCCATGACGCTCCCCGCCGAGGCGGTCGCCGGCGTGCAGGGTGCTTCGGCGGCATCGATGTCGCTGGTGTCGTCCTCCGCCGAAGAAGCGAAGGACACGGCCGAGGGTGAGATCCAGGCGTTCGTCGCGCCATCCGGTGTCGAGAGCGAGGCGCTCACCCGCGCCGATGACTTCAGCACGGTCTCGCTCGCCGAGGTCGCCGCGGAGCAGGGCATCAACTATTCGGGCGAGATCTTCACGAACGACCCCGACGCCGCGATCCAGTGGCCGTTCCTCGTCGGCGTGGGCATGAGCTACGGCTACGGCATGCGCAGCGGCCGCCTCCATGAGGGCATCGACTTCGTGCCGGGCAACGGCGCGCCGATCCAGGCCATCGCCGACGGCACGGTCCGCATCGCGACCGAACAGGGCGGTGCCTTCGGTGTCACGGTCTACATCGACCACGTCATCGATGGCCAGGTCATCACGAGCCACTACTCGCACATGCAGTACGGGTCTCTGAACGTCAAGGCCGGCGACACGGTGACGGTCGGCACTGTCGTCGGCAAGACCGGAAACACGGGCCGTTCCTACGGCGCCCACCTGCACTTCGAGCTCATCGTCAACGGATCGACCATCGACCCGATGCCGTGGCTCAAGGAGAACGCGGGTCGAACGTCGTACTGA
- a CDS encoding replication initiator codes for MSIAEAVAARLRSSEFDQWMAGAARVGFCSNPVRLTGSSATMNPQTGEVIREFVAETQPDRISYTRCGNRRARRCESCSHEYKGDTWHMIMAGAAGGMKGVPEGVGEHPMAFVTLTAPSFGAVHSLAGSRRRGTCVHGKPRGCFCNHDDDDGLLGEPLCEECYDYVGHVVWQYFAPELWRRFTIQLRRQLAYELGMTQRAAAEIVRVQFAKVAEFQRRGAVHFHAIIRLDGVSPTEQFPPAPDQVTEACLIAAVRKSSRRVVYEAPAVRGEASARVLRWGAQIDVQPIVRREGLDGTLSDRAVAAYIAKYATKATEDLSSGSRDRPHVKVIKATAELIAEENGPEGPYALLRKWSHMLGFRGHFSSKSRRYSVTLGSLRGARRAWRLARTVERAKEEGYDVDEVLVVGSWSFAGMGWRNEGDRALAIEAARAAREWRDARRVRFESQRGKSDA; via the coding sequence TTGAGTATCGCTGAGGCCGTAGCCGCGCGGTTGCGAAGCTCCGAGTTCGATCAATGGATGGCGGGCGCGGCACGCGTTGGATTCTGCTCCAACCCGGTTCGACTCACCGGCTCGTCGGCCACGATGAATCCGCAGACCGGTGAGGTGATCCGTGAGTTCGTGGCGGAGACGCAACCTGACCGCATCTCATACACGAGATGCGGAAACCGTCGCGCCCGTCGCTGCGAATCCTGCAGCCACGAGTACAAGGGCGATACGTGGCACATGATCATGGCTGGCGCTGCGGGTGGGATGAAAGGGGTTCCCGAAGGGGTAGGCGAACACCCGATGGCGTTCGTCACACTCACCGCTCCGTCTTTCGGTGCCGTCCACTCTCTGGCTGGTTCGCGGAGACGTGGCACCTGCGTTCATGGCAAGCCGCGCGGGTGCTTCTGCAATCACGATGACGACGACGGACTCCTCGGCGAGCCGCTGTGCGAGGAATGCTATGACTACGTTGGCCACGTCGTGTGGCAGTACTTTGCACCCGAGCTGTGGAGGCGGTTCACCATTCAGCTCCGGCGGCAGCTGGCTTACGAGCTCGGGATGACTCAGAGAGCCGCTGCGGAGATCGTACGGGTCCAGTTCGCCAAAGTGGCGGAGTTTCAGCGACGCGGAGCGGTGCACTTTCACGCGATCATTCGGCTCGACGGCGTTAGCCCGACAGAACAGTTCCCGCCTGCCCCGGACCAAGTGACCGAAGCATGTCTCATCGCTGCGGTTCGGAAGTCGTCGCGTCGAGTCGTGTATGAGGCTCCGGCGGTGCGTGGAGAGGCATCCGCTCGGGTTCTCCGGTGGGGTGCGCAGATCGATGTTCAACCGATCGTTCGTCGTGAGGGGCTCGACGGCACGCTCTCTGACCGAGCCGTAGCGGCATACATCGCAAAGTACGCCACCAAGGCGACGGAGGATCTCAGTAGCGGGAGCCGTGACCGCCCGCACGTGAAAGTGATCAAGGCCACCGCTGAGCTGATTGCCGAGGAGAACGGTCCGGAGGGCCCCTACGCGCTGCTCAGGAAGTGGTCGCACATGCTGGGCTTCCGTGGACACTTCTCCTCGAAGTCGCGCCGGTACTCGGTGACACTTGGCTCGCTCCGAGGAGCCCGTCGCGCTTGGCGCTTGGCACGCACCGTGGAACGAGCCAAAGAGGAAGGCTACGACGTCGACGAGGTGCTGGTAGTGGGCTCATGGAGCTTTGCGGGAATGGGCTGGCGGAATGAGGGTGACCGGGCTCTCGCGATCGAAGCCGCCCGCGCCGCACGTGAATGGCGAGACGCACGACGGGTGCGGTTCGAATCTCAGAGAGGAAAGAGTGATGCGTAA
- a CDS encoding CPBP family intramembrane glutamic endopeptidase, giving the protein MTAPSLRVQPRVWIGLVIWVGYIVVVFAIQKSTGIPYDTWGDSAGNLFFGAGLSLIVATILLAITTSLLGWWGPAIHEAQRSRHTWPIFVPILVAVAAVLNLAGTDWSAYSGAFLGASLVLLLVGFTEEIVHRGLLLTALRSRFAEVWVWLLSSALFAVMHFVNVLLGAPFAGTVSQVGTAFLMGTALYILRRVTGSLIWAMVLHGVWDFSVFAAGVGTPSGVSVIANLLYLLVGIVGVAIVWVVIRGVDERTPALGSASLQ; this is encoded by the coding sequence ATCTGGGTCGGCTACATCGTCGTGGTGTTCGCGATCCAGAAGTCCACGGGGATCCCCTACGACACATGGGGCGACAGTGCCGGCAACCTCTTCTTCGGCGCCGGGCTCTCCCTCATCGTCGCGACGATTCTCCTCGCGATCACCACGAGCCTGCTCGGCTGGTGGGGCCCGGCGATCCACGAGGCGCAGCGCAGCCGTCACACCTGGCCGATCTTCGTACCGATCCTGGTCGCCGTGGCCGCCGTGCTGAATCTCGCCGGTACCGATTGGAGCGCGTACAGCGGTGCGTTCCTCGGCGCTTCGCTCGTGCTCCTCCTGGTCGGCTTCACGGAAGAGATCGTGCACCGCGGACTGCTGCTCACGGCTCTGCGATCCCGGTTCGCCGAGGTCTGGGTGTGGCTCCTCTCCTCGGCCCTCTTCGCGGTGATGCACTTCGTCAACGTGCTCCTCGGCGCACCGTTCGCCGGCACCGTCAGCCAGGTGGGCACCGCCTTCCTCATGGGGACGGCGCTCTACATCCTGCGCCGGGTGACCGGATCGCTCATCTGGGCGATGGTGCTGCACGGCGTGTGGGACTTCTCGGTCTTCGCCGCGGGGGTGGGCACGCCGAGCGGGGTCTCCGTGATCGCCAACCTCCTCTACCTGCTGGTGGGGATCGTCGGTGTCGCGATCGTCTGGGTCGTGATCCGCGGAGTGGACGAGCGCACCCCCGCGCTCGGGTCGGCCTCACTGCAATAG
- a CDS encoding enoyl-CoA hydratase/isomerase family protein produces the protein MSDAILFAVEEGLARLTLNRPARLNAFNADLAHAWKDATAEATSRSDVKAILIDAVGPAFCAGGDVIDMATTMGASGAEITALAEVINTGIRSLTESAVPVVAAAHGTTAGGGLGILLCSDYAVVGSRSKLGSLYANIGLTPDLSVSAQLARAVGQRRALQLVLQDRLLSSAEAVDWGLVAEAVEGADAVSEAELVRARGEEIARFWLAGAADAYGQAKRLVRSQPERTFVEQLSEEARSIGAALETPDAQARVAAFAAASAKKAG, from the coding sequence ATGAGTGATGCCATCCTGTTCGCCGTCGAAGAGGGATTGGCACGGCTGACGCTGAACCGCCCCGCTCGCCTCAACGCCTTCAACGCCGACCTCGCACACGCCTGGAAGGACGCGACGGCCGAGGCGACGTCGAGATCCGATGTGAAGGCGATCCTGATCGATGCCGTCGGCCCCGCTTTCTGCGCCGGGGGCGATGTGATCGACATGGCGACGACGATGGGGGCTTCCGGCGCGGAGATCACCGCTCTCGCCGAGGTCATCAACACCGGCATCCGCTCGTTGACGGAATCGGCGGTGCCTGTCGTCGCCGCTGCCCACGGCACCACGGCCGGCGGTGGTCTGGGGATTCTGCTGTGCAGCGACTATGCCGTGGTCGGCTCGCGATCGAAGCTCGGCAGCCTCTACGCGAACATCGGTCTGACCCCGGATCTGTCGGTCTCCGCTCAGCTCGCCCGTGCCGTCGGTCAGCGCCGTGCCCTGCAGCTCGTGCTGCAGGATCGACTGCTGTCGTCGGCGGAGGCTGTGGACTGGGGTCTCGTCGCCGAGGCCGTCGAAGGTGCGGACGCCGTCTCCGAGGCGGAACTGGTGCGTGCTCGCGGTGAGGAGATCGCGCGATTCTGGTTGGCGGGCGCCGCAGACGCCTACGGCCAGGCGAAGCGGCTGGTGCGATCGCAGCCGGAGCGCACGTTCGTCGAGCAGCTGAGTGAGGAGGCGCGTTCGATCGGAGCAGCCCTGGAGACGCCGGATGCGCAGGCCAGAGTCGCAGCCTTCGCCGCAGCATCGGCGAAGAAAGCCGGCTGA
- a CDS encoding META domain-containing protein, which yields MRAANSSVGTADQERSDRRGLAVSLWILIPLILLVTYFAQILESFSAVGCEGDCDLDLAFGARAAYPWAIGASVLAAVVVAVVSRRTRKPAYWGPLLGVVLVLLSAIVTSILFQVGLAPMHERNDRIASGEIPVETPPPLPDPVGDWEASVGGTPYLRFSADGTVDGNDGCNDLSGRWTQESSGRIDLEALVPQTTNVCDGVDTWLSVGRSADIVDRYMYVNGDMDSPIGGLQPAR from the coding sequence ATGCGCGCGGCGAACTCCTCGGTCGGAACAGCGGACCAGGAACGGTCGGATCGGCGCGGACTCGCGGTCAGCCTGTGGATCCTCATCCCTCTGATCCTCCTCGTGACGTACTTTGCGCAGATCCTCGAGTCGTTCAGCGCTGTCGGCTGCGAAGGCGACTGCGATCTGGATCTCGCCTTCGGCGCCCGCGCCGCTTATCCGTGGGCGATCGGGGCCTCGGTCCTCGCGGCGGTGGTCGTCGCCGTGGTGTCCCGACGCACGAGGAAGCCCGCGTACTGGGGCCCGTTGCTCGGCGTCGTCCTCGTCCTGCTGTCGGCGATCGTGACCAGCATCCTGTTCCAGGTCGGCCTGGCCCCGATGCACGAGCGGAACGACAGGATCGCGAGCGGCGAGATTCCGGTCGAGACGCCACCGCCGCTCCCCGACCCCGTCGGAGACTGGGAGGCGAGCGTCGGCGGCACCCCGTACCTGCGGTTCTCCGCCGACGGCACGGTTGACGGCAACGACGGATGCAACGACTTGAGCGGCCGATGGACGCAGGAGTCCTCCGGCAGGATCGACCTGGAAGCGCTCGTCCCCCAGACGACGAACGTGTGCGACGGCGTCGACACCTGGCTGAGCGTCGGTCGCTCGGCCGACATCGTCGACAGGTACATGTACGTCAACGGCGATATGGACTCACCCATCGGAGGCCTGCAACCGGCGCGCTGA
- a CDS encoding inositol monophosphatase family protein — MTLELELLELASEIAEEAGRLARTRRQEGVRLAATKSSLADIVTEADREVEALIRERLRAARADDGFLGEETGAEAGSSGITWVVDPIDGTVNYAYGIPAYNVSIAAVRGDPDPETWEALAGAVNAPALGEMFTAARGQGAWSNGDRLEVTGETPAGALLATGFGYDPTTHEGDIATVGRVMPMARDLRRMGAAALDLAFVAAGRLDGYFERGLRPWDFAAGALLVEEAGGVVSRIDIDSPRPMLLAGGVEVHSRLRAILDQKH, encoded by the coding sequence GTGACACTCGAACTCGAGCTCCTCGAGCTCGCGAGCGAGATCGCGGAAGAAGCCGGACGGCTCGCGCGCACGCGTCGACAGGAGGGGGTGCGTCTGGCGGCCACCAAGTCGTCGCTGGCCGATATCGTCACCGAAGCCGATCGAGAGGTCGAGGCGCTCATCCGCGAACGCCTTCGGGCCGCGAGGGCCGACGACGGTTTCCTGGGGGAGGAGACCGGTGCCGAGGCCGGCAGCAGCGGGATTACGTGGGTCGTCGATCCGATCGACGGCACCGTCAACTATGCATACGGCATCCCGGCGTACAACGTGAGCATCGCCGCCGTCCGCGGCGATCCCGATCCGGAGACCTGGGAAGCACTCGCCGGTGCGGTCAACGCCCCCGCGCTCGGCGAGATGTTCACGGCCGCCCGCGGCCAGGGCGCGTGGTCGAACGGCGACCGTCTCGAGGTGACCGGAGAGACCCCGGCCGGAGCGCTGCTCGCCACGGGGTTCGGCTACGACCCGACCACGCACGAGGGCGACATCGCCACCGTGGGGCGGGTGATGCCGATGGCCCGGGATCTGAGACGCATGGGAGCCGCAGCGCTCGACCTCGCCTTCGTCGCGGCGGGGCGACTGGACGGATACTTCGAGCGGGGGCTTCGTCCGTGGGACTTCGCCGCCGGTGCCCTCCTCGTCGAAGAAGCGGGTGGTGTGGTGTCGCGCATCGACATCGACTCCCCACGTCCGATGCTGCTCGCGGGCGGGGTGGAAGTGCACTCGCGACTGCGCGCCATCCTCGACCAGAAACATTGA
- a CDS encoding zinc-binding alcohol dehydrogenase family protein, with amino-acid sequence MTTMNTPNSASSSHPLPERMPAIGARGRRPATDPTSLSDISLPVPNPVGRDLLVEVQGVSVNPVDVKVRAGAPTSGAPRILGYDAAGVVVAVGDEITRFAVGDRVYYAGQIDRPGTDARYHLVNENIVGHAPHTLSVAETAALPLTVITAWESLFDRLALTRESEGVLLVIGAAGGVGSLIIQLAKALTRLEVVAVASRPETAEWVRKMGADHVVGRDFTTEVSALAPTGVDYVFTSFTPGNVRAIADVIRPRGQVVSIDETGGSIDALKAKSVTWHWELMFTRPVTDPADHYQHDLLESVAALVDDGTLRTTVTTHLTPLNAETMRRAHEIVESSRTIGKVVVTDWPEADLLQ; translated from the coding sequence ATGACAACCATGAACACTCCGAACTCCGCCTCCTCGTCGCATCCTCTCCCCGAGCGCATGCCCGCGATCGGCGCCCGCGGTCGGCGTCCCGCGACCGATCCCACGTCCCTCAGCGACATCTCGCTTCCCGTGCCGAACCCCGTCGGTCGAGATCTCCTCGTCGAGGTGCAGGGCGTGTCGGTGAATCCCGTCGACGTGAAGGTGCGCGCCGGCGCTCCCACGTCGGGTGCGCCGCGGATCCTCGGATATGACGCGGCGGGAGTCGTGGTCGCCGTCGGTGACGAGATCACGCGTTTCGCGGTGGGGGATCGCGTCTACTACGCCGGGCAGATCGACCGCCCCGGCACCGACGCCCGATACCACCTCGTGAACGAGAACATCGTGGGGCATGCGCCGCACACGCTCTCGGTGGCCGAGACGGCCGCTCTGCCCCTCACCGTCATCACCGCCTGGGAGAGCCTGTTCGACCGCCTCGCCCTCACCCGCGAGAGCGAGGGCGTGCTCCTGGTGATCGGTGCCGCAGGGGGCGTCGGATCGTTGATCATCCAGCTCGCGAAGGCGCTCACCCGTCTCGAGGTCGTCGCGGTGGCCTCTCGGCCTGAGACGGCGGAGTGGGTGCGGAAGATGGGCGCGGATCACGTCGTCGGCCGTGACTTCACCACCGAGGTGTCGGCCCTCGCTCCGACCGGTGTCGACTACGTGTTCACGTCGTTCACGCCCGGCAACGTCCGCGCGATCGCCGACGTCATCCGTCCACGAGGACAGGTGGTCTCCATCGACGAGACAGGGGGCAGCATCGACGCGCTCAAGGCGAAGAGCGTCACTTGGCACTGGGAGCTCATGTTCACCCGGCCGGTCACCGACCCCGCCGATCACTACCAGCATGACCTGTTGGAGAGCGTCGCCGCCCTCGTCGACGACGGCACCCTCCGCACCACGGTCACGACCCACCTCACCCCGCTGAACGCCGAGACCATGCGTCGGGCGCACGAGATCGTCGAATCGTCGCGCACCATCGGGAAGGTCGTCGTGACCGACTGGCCGGAGGCAGACCTATTGCAGTGA
- a CDS encoding FtsK/SpoIIIE domain-containing protein translates to MDWSWRIERAYWAGELPRLWRRGWWLVPMLIVLGLFSAVPFVGQLVNWLVVGAFAVVVLRRLLAARDLDTVLHRRWQEQMGARILASWPALARNLRLEVKDIAGNPLVSGAGQPQWDGWTCLLPVAMPPGLAREDLVAATGRIAEAFNAVRVAVEGQQIGALALRIDYVDVLARSFALQLGSNWDGRSVLMGVSEGGHDWRLPLGPHTLVAGSSGSGKASLVWGLLLGLAQPIHSGLIEVWGIDRKGGMELAMGRRLLTRFADDAAHSVALLEDAVAQMQIRARQLAGVTRQHVASVDSPTVIVLIDELAALTSYETDRDMLRRANAAIATLASQGRAVGFIVFACLQDPRKETLPARGLFTQTVGLRLRDRTETAMVLGDGAVAAGAMCHEISPSTP, encoded by the coding sequence ATGGACTGGTCATGGCGGATCGAACGCGCGTACTGGGCTGGTGAGTTGCCGCGCCTGTGGCGTCGCGGATGGTGGCTAGTCCCAATGCTCATAGTCCTCGGGCTCTTCAGCGCGGTGCCATTCGTCGGCCAGCTCGTCAACTGGCTGGTGGTGGGCGCGTTCGCAGTGGTCGTGTTGCGCCGCCTTCTTGCAGCGCGTGATCTGGACACCGTGTTGCACCGGCGGTGGCAAGAGCAGATGGGCGCACGGATCTTGGCGTCATGGCCTGCCCTGGCCCGCAACCTCCGGCTAGAGGTCAAGGACATCGCGGGGAATCCCCTCGTGTCCGGCGCGGGGCAGCCGCAATGGGATGGATGGACGTGCCTCCTTCCCGTTGCGATGCCTCCGGGACTGGCGCGGGAGGATCTTGTCGCGGCGACAGGGCGCATCGCTGAGGCCTTCAACGCCGTTCGAGTTGCCGTAGAAGGCCAGCAGATCGGGGCGCTCGCGTTGCGGATCGACTACGTCGACGTGCTGGCACGTTCGTTCGCGCTTCAGCTCGGCAGCAACTGGGACGGCAGATCAGTTCTGATGGGCGTGTCGGAAGGTGGTCACGATTGGCGGCTCCCGCTCGGCCCACACACGTTGGTCGCGGGGTCATCCGGCAGCGGTAAAGCCTCGCTCGTGTGGGGCCTTCTACTGGGACTGGCGCAGCCCATCCACTCCGGCCTCATCGAAGTTTGGGGCATCGACCGCAAGGGTGGCATGGAGCTTGCGATGGGCCGCCGTCTGCTCACGCGGTTCGCAGACGATGCAGCGCATTCCGTAGCGCTCTTGGAAGACGCTGTCGCGCAGATGCAGATACGAGCGCGCCAGCTTGCAGGGGTGACCAGGCAGCACGTCGCCTCGGTCGACAGCCCGACCGTGATCGTGCTGATCGATGAGCTTGCAGCGTTGACATCGTACGAAACCGATCGAGACATGCTCCGCCGCGCGAATGCCGCAATCGCGACGCTCGCATCCCAAGGACGGGCGGTGGGATTCATCGTCTTCGCGTGCTTGCAGGATCCCCGCAAGGAGACGCTCCCGGCGCGGGGCCTGTTCACACAGACCGTAGGGCTCAGGCTCCGTGACCGCACCGAGACGGCCATGGTTCTTGGCGACGGGGCAGTTGCAGCGGGTGCGATGTGTCACGAGATCTCGCCGTCTACGCCTTGA
- a CDS encoding FBP domain-containing protein, which translates to MRPLTEAEVRASFVNADADELRLMEMPHDFLLVDWDYLDFFAWQDPGASRRGYVLIPHDEEIVGIVLRATDPGRARSGMCNICHTMQPGNQVALLSARRAGEAGKRGDSFGTYMCADLSCHENVRLAHPLAPNEVRTPGQVDFRLDGTRRRMESFVSQVWERV; encoded by the coding sequence ATGCGACCGCTCACCGAAGCCGAAGTCCGGGCCTCGTTCGTCAATGCGGATGCCGACGAACTGCGCCTCATGGAGATGCCGCACGACTTCCTCCTCGTCGACTGGGACTATCTCGACTTCTTCGCCTGGCAGGATCCCGGCGCGAGTCGCCGTGGCTATGTGCTGATCCCGCACGACGAGGAGATCGTCGGCATCGTGCTGCGCGCGACGGATCCCGGACGTGCGCGTTCGGGCATGTGCAACATCTGTCACACGATGCAGCCCGGCAATCAGGTCGCGCTCCTTTCCGCACGTCGGGCGGGGGAGGCGGGGAAGCGCGGCGACTCGTTCGGCACCTACATGTGCGCCGACCTCTCCTGCCACGAGAACGTGCGTCTCGCCCACCCGCTCGCACCGAACGAGGTCAGGACTCCGGGGCAGGTCGACTTCCGCCTCGACGGCACGCGTCGCCGAATGGAGAGCTTCGTCTCGCAGGTCTGGGAGCGGGTCTGA
- a CDS encoding site-specific integrase, with amino-acid sequence MASSSARIDPKTRKPLPEGIRYRADRNKYQVRVWATGLNGEDRERSYLVDTLGEAKKIRSEMRSQVRPDGGMTLNAWQVRHWPSLTEGLRPATTAAYERGWRLRVQPWLGHRKIESIGVSDVDDAITGWSGSASTRNDALAVLSRLLEGAARAEIIGVNPVRLARRPRGERPSSFRSRALTLSEVATMLDSVDEGPHRDYLAALVYTGMRAGEASALRVGDVDLAHGVIHVRRSFSPAGGGRVREQSPKSHKERTVPLPSALRSIIVRRVAGLGRNELVFTGPNGGRLNTSNVRRAVDWDELRNRLDRPDLRIHDLRHTLATLLFDAGAAANDVQAILGHSSMQVTERYSRARSDAAVRANGALDKLMGTE; translated from the coding sequence GTGGCCTCCAGTAGCGCGCGGATCGATCCCAAGACCCGCAAGCCGCTGCCCGAGGGCATTCGCTATCGTGCGGACCGCAACAAGTATCAGGTCCGCGTGTGGGCTACCGGCCTCAACGGAGAAGACCGAGAGCGGAGCTACCTCGTGGACACGCTCGGCGAAGCGAAGAAGATCCGTAGCGAGATGCGTTCGCAGGTGCGCCCCGACGGTGGGATGACGCTGAATGCTTGGCAGGTTCGGCATTGGCCGTCGCTTACAGAAGGACTACGCCCCGCGACGACCGCGGCGTACGAACGTGGGTGGCGACTCCGAGTGCAGCCGTGGCTTGGCCATCGAAAGATCGAGTCCATCGGGGTGAGTGATGTGGACGACGCGATAACGGGATGGAGCGGATCGGCGTCCACCCGCAATGACGCCCTGGCTGTGCTCAGTCGGCTACTCGAGGGCGCTGCGCGTGCAGAGATCATCGGAGTGAATCCGGTGCGGTTGGCGAGGCGTCCACGAGGCGAACGCCCGTCCAGCTTTCGTTCACGGGCACTGACGCTGTCCGAGGTTGCAACGATGCTCGACTCTGTCGATGAGGGGCCTCACCGCGACTATCTGGCGGCCTTGGTGTACACGGGCATGCGTGCCGGCGAGGCAAGCGCGTTGAGGGTGGGCGACGTCGATCTGGCGCACGGTGTTATCCATGTCCGGCGTAGCTTCTCGCCTGCTGGCGGTGGCAGAGTGCGCGAACAATCGCCAAAGAGTCACAAGGAACGTACTGTGCCGCTGCCCTCCGCTCTGCGCTCGATCATCGTTCGCAGGGTTGCAGGTCTCGGACGGAACGAGCTGGTGTTCACAGGCCCGAACGGCGGCCGGCTCAACACATCGAATGTTCGCCGGGCCGTCGACTGGGACGAGCTGAGGAATCGACTCGATCGCCCTGATCTGCGCATCCATGACCTTCGCCACACACTCGCGACCCTGCTCTTCGATGCTGGCGCTGCTGCGAACGACGTCCAGGCGATCCTCGGGCATTCCTCGATGCAGGTCACGGAGCGATACAGCCGGGCAAGATCTGATGCAGCGGTCCGCGCGAACGGCGCGCTCGACAAACTGATGGGAACAGAGTGA